The DNA segment ATTGGGAACAAAGAAGAATTGAATTAAAAGAGATCTTAAGCAGAGAATTTATTGGGTACCCTCCGCGATTTGAGACTGTCACAGATGGAGCATGCCTTTTAGAAGACGGGAATGCTTATGGAGGAAAGGCAGACATGAAAACGATTCAATTGACAATAAAATCGAGTTACAGCGTCATGTCCTTTCCTTTCACCTTGGTATTACCAAAAAAACGGAAAGAACCGCCATTGTTTCTTTATCTTTCATTTTCAGCAGCGATTGCTGATGGTATAGGAGAAGAAATTATAGATCATGGATATGCAATTGCGAATATATATTATCAGGACATGGCACCTGATTATTATGACGGCCACCATAATGGACTGGGAAGATTTGCTTCAAGGAATTCCTTTGACAGTTGGGGAAAGCTTAGAATGTGGGCCTGGGGAGCTTCCAGGATTCTTGATTATCTGCTTTTTCACGAAGAGATAGATGCAGCCAGAGTTGCTGTTATGGGGCATTCAAGATTAGGCAAGGCTGCTCTGGTGGCAGGGGCTTTTGATGAACGCTTTGGGCTAACCGCTGCCAATGAATCCGGAGCAGGAGGGGCTGCCTTATTTCGCGGGAAAACCGGGGAGAGAATCAGGAATTTATATGGTGAGGGATCCAGACTTTGGTTCTGCAGCAATTTTTTTCAATATATGGAAAAGGAAAATCAGATGCCTTTTGACCAACATTTTTTGA comes from the Blautia liquoris genome and includes:
- a CDS encoding alpha/beta hydrolase family protein translates to MSFLQKELENRDLPNLLQLQTGEMITGRDDWEQRRIELKEILSREFIGYPPRFETVTDGACLLEDGNAYGGKADMKTIQLTIKSSYSVMSFPFTLVLPKKRKEPPLFLYLSFSAAIADGIGEEIIDHGYAIANIYYQDMAPDYYDGHHNGLGRFASRNSFDSWGKLRMWAWGASRILDYLLFHEEIDAARVAVMGHSRLGKAALVAGAFDERFGLTAANESGAGGAALFRGKTGERIRNLYGEGSRLWFCSNFFQYMEKENQMPFDQHFLTALIAPRNLYIASAKQDLWSDPTSEFLNAIAVNKIYQIYGKQGIETADAYPKAGDVYHKGNIGYHLREGTHDLTRYDWHRIMEYRKLHDI